A genomic segment from Deinococcus radiopugnans ATCC 19172 encodes:
- a CDS encoding Fur family transcriptional regulator translates to MTGTRSTRQRDVIAQVLGRAPGPLAVAEVFERAQDDLPGLGIATVYRTLKLLTEQGRIHPVTLDGETLYEAAGKGHHHHFSCNQCGRVFTLHTCPVTLPSGTVYPGGFVVEAHEVTLYGQCPECAAG, encoded by the coding sequence ATGACCGGCACCCGCAGCACCCGCCAGCGCGACGTGATCGCCCAGGTGCTGGGCCGCGCGCCGGGACCGCTGGCGGTGGCCGAGGTCTTCGAGCGGGCGCAGGATGATCTGCCGGGGCTGGGCATCGCCACCGTGTACCGCACGCTGAAATTGCTGACCGAGCAGGGCCGGATCCACCCAGTCACCCTGGACGGCGAGACCCTTTATGAGGCGGCGGGCAAGGGCCATCACCATCACTTTTCCTGCAATCAGTGCGGACGCGTGTTCACGCTGCACACCTGCCCCGTCACGCTGCCCAGCGGCACGGTCTACCCTGGCGGCTTCGTGGTGGAGGCGCATGAGGTCACGCTGTACGGCCAGTGCCCGGAGTGCGCGGCAGGCTGA
- a CDS encoding phage holin family protein: MEERKSMGGAIVDVFDAGVTLVKSEINALVRKVSDIAKAKGVGVVLLLAATGPLVLALVFLILFVFYGLMRLGLGAWAAALLIAIFSFVVTGVMILLGIRKLGAEVDTDEPRAKSFDAMTEDERLEAQYQAEQAEKAARERRAAQAQTAGTPASGMHTTPVQGSVPTGTPTRTVVVSPTNAPRGPAGGTVSPGLGAPDRATDQDSRQPASRTSVEVPRDPGLYASGENRYVGDDGQQATVRVEGGTSTVPVYESEPDGSARMYGGSLNEKLDKGEVPSANHAEPGHRAAGHHRDPLLQDPVVLDDAPGISVSTTPTYQDDIKKGGGDV; the protein is encoded by the coding sequence ATGGAAGAACGCAAGAGTATGGGAGGGGCCATCGTCGACGTGTTCGATGCGGGCGTGACCCTCGTCAAATCCGAGATCAACGCGCTGGTCAGGAAAGTCAGCGACATTGCCAAGGCCAAGGGCGTCGGCGTGGTCCTGCTGCTGGCCGCCACCGGGCCGCTGGTGCTGGCGCTGGTCTTCCTGATCCTATTCGTGTTCTACGGCCTGATGCGTTTGGGGCTGGGCGCCTGGGCCGCCGCGCTCTTGATCGCCATCTTCAGCTTCGTCGTGACCGGCGTGATGATCCTGCTGGGCATCCGCAAACTGGGGGCAGAAGTGGACACCGACGAGCCGCGCGCCAAGAGCTTTGATGCCATGACCGAGGACGAGCGCCTGGAAGCCCAGTATCAGGCTGAACAGGCCGAGAAGGCGGCCCGCGAACGCCGCGCTGCCCAGGCCCAGACTGCCGGCACACCGGCCAGTGGGATGCACACCACGCCTGTGCAGGGCAGCGTGCCCACCGGCACTCCCACCCGCACCGTCGTCGTCTCGCCCACCAATGCGCCGCGTGGCCCGGCGGGCGGGACCGTCAGCCCTGGCCTGGGCGCCCCGGACCGCGCCACCGATCAGGATTCGCGGCAGCCGGCCAGCCGGACCTCGGTGGAGGTGCCCCGCGATCCGGGCCTGTACGCCAGCGGCGAGAACCGCTACGTCGGCGACGACGGCCAGCAGGCCACCGTGCGCGTGGAAGGCGGCACCTCCACCGTGCCGGTCTACGAGAGTGAACCGGACGGCTCGGCCAGGATGTACGGCGGCTCGCTGAACGAGAAGCTCGACAAGGGCGAGGTGCCCAGCGCCAACCACGCCGAGCCGGGCCACAGGGCGGCCGGCCACCACCGAGATCCGCTGCTGCAAGACCCCGTGGTGCTGGATGACGCCCCTGGCATCAGCGTGAGCACCACGCCCACGTACCAGGACGACATCAAGAAAGGCGGGGGTGACGTCTGA
- a CDS encoding class I SAM-dependent methyltransferase → MTSVTQKPQMQENLNPVPSGQPALSVAQRSNTLELTARGYALWRARSLGLLSGRPFSLAREARLFRALCRPHAGERWLDAGTSAGFYAGVLASAGCRVLAADLSAAMLREGQRREPSAQIDWALLNLEDSGLPDGSFDGVTVGATLNETHDPARFLRELARVLRPGGQLWLMYVPRTGGPLQSLLSTAALGGLNFPDPAWVARQLPELSLTDGLGVGAVRFGRYVKADAVKTGAEGAGAAQQGHL, encoded by the coding sequence ATGACTTCTGTGACACAAAAGCCCCAGATGCAAGAAAACCTGAACCCTGTCCCGTCCGGACAGCCCGCGCTGAGCGTGGCCCAGCGCAGCAATACGCTGGAGCTGACGGCGCGCGGCTACGCCCTGTGGCGGGCCCGGTCCCTGGGGCTGCTCAGCGGCCGGCCTTTCAGCCTGGCGCGTGAGGCCCGGCTGTTCCGGGCGCTGTGCCGGCCGCACGCTGGCGAGCGCTGGCTGGACGCCGGCACCAGCGCGGGCTTCTACGCGGGCGTGCTGGCGAGCGCGGGCTGCCGGGTGCTGGCCGCCGATCTGAGCGCCGCCATGCTGCGCGAGGGCCAGCGGCGCGAGCCGAGTGCTCAGATCGACTGGGCGCTGCTGAACCTGGAAGACAGCGGCCTGCCGGACGGCAGTTTCGACGGTGTCACGGTGGGCGCCACCCTGAACGAGACCCATGATCCGGCGCGCTTTCTGCGTGAACTGGCCCGCGTGCTGCGCCCCGGCGGCCAGTTGTGGCTGATGTACGTGCCGCGCACCGGCGGACCCCTGCAAAGCCTGCTCTCGACAGCGGCGCTGGGCGGCCTGAACTTTCCCGATCCGGCCTGGGTGGCGCGGCAACTGCCCGAGCTGTCCCTGACCGACGGTCTGGGCGTCGGCGCGGTGCGGTTCGGGCGCTATGTCAAGGCAGACGCGGTCAAGACAGGGGCTGAGGGGGCGGGGGCGGCGCAACAGGGCCATCTGTAA